One window of Lepus europaeus isolate LE1 unplaced genomic scaffold, mLepTim1.pri SCAFFOLD_47, whole genome shotgun sequence genomic DNA carries:
- the LOC133755431 gene encoding endogenous retrovirus group K member 24 Gag polyprotein-like: MGNIQSHQTIKRIIKALSKSAGTPVAGQNISDFIDIVRSHTPWFTEECLLTHRKWRELGKHLKGKKLSPEAWRLWRCIDQAFESDQEEVVQCLLAASECMEKESRANSQRGDSAAEEVTNQTGHRRPAVVPSAPPEPEPPEPWWGDGPPPGYPSDGEATSSSSSSSSSSETEVDTDTSLVGPDRGRDRAKRIGERRRKQPTGQPRVLQLLPKEQPHPSLRIRPEWGFHARAASQERKRKKHARGWKEFKDPKAVFPVTEDANGDRGWAPIDFSQLKELQKAVTMYGPQAPFTYQLLDMLASQGLTPNDWRNLTRAVLAGGHYLLWQAGFQELARSKAAENARSDGARRHWTEAMILGIGNFNTNAVQVRYPVELLQRIKDCGMRAWKVIPKKGEIRYSLTKILQGPNEPYADFVNRLYEAAGNLFANAEEAAPLLRRLAYENANKHCHEALRPWQHKDVTTFMKICRDVQDDVAAGVYSTRLKTQYERAGRASNRAGTCFNCGKVGHFKREYLAPTSRASSNQPGLCP; the protein is encoded by the coding sequence ATGGGAAATATACAGTCACACCAGACTATAAAAAGGATAATAAAGGCCTTGTCAAAAAGCGCCGGGACGCCGGTTGCAGGACAAAATATTTCTGACTTTATTGACATTGTAAGGAGCCATACACCTTGGTTTACTGAGGAATGCCTCCTCACACATAGAAAGTGGAGAGAGCTGGGAAAACATCTTAAGGGAAAGAAGCTCTCACCAGAGGCATGGCGCTTGTGGCGATGCATTGATCAGGCTTTTGAAAGTGATCAGGAGGAGGTGGTACAGTGTTTGCTAGCGGCATCTGAGTGCATGGAAAAGGAGAGCAGGGCTAATAGCCAAAGAGGAGACAGTGCGGCTGAGGAGGTTACCAACCAAACTGGGCATAGGAGGCCCGCAGTGGTGCCCTCAGCCCCACCAGAACCTGAGCCCCCAGAACCTTGGTGGGGGGACGGGCCACCTCCGGGTTATCCCTCTGATGGCGAGGCCacgtcctcctcttcctcctcctcttcctcgagTGAGACAGAAGTTGACACGGATACGTCTTTAGTTGGaccagacagaggcagagacagagctaaaAGGATTGGAGAGAGGAGACGCAAACAGCCTACAGGCCAGCCCAGAGTACTTCAGCTATTGCCTAAGGAACAGCCCCATCCTTCCTTAAGAATAAGACCAGAGTGGGGGTTTCATGCTCGTGCGGCAAgtcaggagaggaaaagaaagaaacatgctagAGGGTGGAAGGAATTTAAGGACCCAAAGGCAGTCTTCCCAGTCACAGAGGATGCCAATGGGGATAGAGGCTGGGCCCCCATAGACTTTTCACAGCTCAAGGAACTTCAAAAGGCAGTCACCATGTATGGACCACAGGCCCCATTTACTTATCAACTTCTAGACATGCTTGCCAGCCAGGGACTTACACCTAATGATTGGCGTAATCTGACACGTGCTGTTCTCGCCGGAGGGCATTACCTCCTCTGGCAGGCGGGGTTCCAGGAGCTGGCTAGAAGCAAAGCTGCTGAAAATGCCCGTTCTGATGGGGCCCGTAGGCATTGGACTGAGGCCATGATTTTGGGCATTGGTAATTTTAATACCAATGCAGTGCAGGTTAGGTACCCAGTGGAACTTCTACAACGAATTAAGGACTGTGGTATGCGGGCATGGAAGGTGATACCTAAAAAAGGGGAAATTCGGTACAGTCTTACAAAAATTCTTCAAGGACCCAATGAACCTTATGCGGACTTTGTAAATAGGCTTTATGAGGCTGCTGGGAACTTGTTTGCAAATGCCGAGGAAGCAGCTCCTCTATTACGCAGATTGGCCTATGAAAATGCGAACAAGCATTGCCATGAGGCGCTGCGACCCTGGCAGCACAAAGATGTAACAACTTTCATGAAAATTTGCAGAGATGTGCAGGATGATGTCGCAGCTGGAGTATACTCGACGCGGCTCAAGACTCAATATGAGCGTGCCGGGCGTGCCAGTAATCGGGCTGGTACCTGTTTCAACTGTGGCAAAGTTGGGCATTTCAAGAGAGAATACCTGGCTCCTACAAGCCGAGCTTCTAGCAATCAGCCAGGGTTGTGTCCTTGA